The following coding sequences are from one Solea solea chromosome 4, fSolSol10.1, whole genome shotgun sequence window:
- the LOC131458711 gene encoding uncharacterized protein LOC131458711 isoform X1: protein MILMGHSLCLPSPATVHELFSVARDANIIPDISLDPVLTTYLSLDSSAALQHQFAFLQRSMSREQQSRFNLNLTQQLGGSSRVSYGGVGVVALALSLLFDQVAQQVRAQGSMPGNSSSQRFEAKAIFGISSSSRIGRIIHSYLRLVPGVAGDEEKIAETTELYDGWLKLELIDHYERMTTKKRMSTLSMQQWLTGAAVHLHMRIHQVRLHSVPVGSARSLGLSYRTSLRHLLQGFTAYLRKHIQETAAPSPRGLRTRTDTQSRQMNTPSTTNVTCLSEPLSNISQANRFTGTTALSSTADISNKCKTQGNIEEFRVLEERNGTHAITATTTTLTNLTFSSRKEEAGLRGLLVIEPWRNVSHSVQHHPCQSPAIQQALLTRIINAQDLGHDRSIFQLPEKVFQSLLKQRNNFKLRII, encoded by the exons ATGATTCTGATGGGCCACAGTTTGTGTCTTCCCTCTCCAGCCACTGTCCACGAGCTGTTCTCCGTGGCTCGAGATGCCAACATCATACCCGACATCTCCCTGGATCCAGTCCTCACCACCTACTTGTCGCTGGactcctctgcagctctgcagcatcAGTTTGCCTTCTTACAGCGCAGCatgagcagagagcagcagagtCGCTTCAACTTGAACCTGACTCAACAGCTGGGGGGCAGCAGCAGGGTCAGCTATGGAGGAGTCGGGGTTGTTGCTCTCGCGCTGTCTCTGCTCTTTGACCAGGTTGCCCAACAA GTCCGAGCCCAAGGGTCAATGCCGGGGAATTCCTCAAGTCAGAGGTTTGAAGCAAAGGCAATTTTCGGCATCAGCAGCTCCTCGAGAATCGGTCGGATCATCCACAGCTACCTCCGTCTGGTCCCGGGCGTTGCCGGCGATGAGGAGAAGATAGCGGAGACGACTGAGCTCTACGACGGTTGGCTGAAGCTTGAACTCATTGACCATTACGAAAGGATGACCACgaagaagaggatgagcacGTTGTCCATGCAGCAGTGGTTGACCGGAGCTGCAGTTCACCTGCACATGAGAATACACCAG GTCCGGCTGCACTCTGTGCCTGTGGGATCAGCGAGGTCTCTGGGTCTGTCTTACAGGACAAGTTTAAGACACCTGCTTCAGGGCTTCACAGCCTATCTACGCAAGCACATCCAGGAGACCGCAGCTCCGAGTCCACGAGGACTCCGCACAAGGACAGACACTCAATCAAGACAAATGAACACACCCAGCACAACCAATGTGACCTGTTTAAGTGAACCCCTTTCTAATATTAGCCAGGCTAATAGATTCACTGGGACGACTGCACTCAGTTCCACAGCTGATATTAGCAACAAATGTAAAACCCAGGGAAACATAGAAGAGTTTAGAGTCTTAGAAGAAAGGAATGGCACTCATGCAATTACAGCAACCACAACGACACTCACCAATTTGACTTTTTCGAGCAGGAAGGAGGAAGCTGGCTTGCGAGGCCTGTTAGTCATTGAGCCGTGGAGGAATGTGAGTCACAGCGTGCAGCATCATCCGTGTCAGTCTCCAGCCATACAACAAGCTCTGCTGACGCGTATCATTAATGCTCAGGACCTCGGCCACGACAGAAGCATCTTCCAGCTCCCTGAAAAAGTTTTCCAAAGCCTGCTCAAGCAGAGGAACAATTTTAAGTTAAGGATAATTTAG
- the LOC131458711 gene encoding uncharacterized protein LOC131458711 isoform X2 has product MSREQQSRFNLNLTQQLGGSSRVSYGGVGVVALALSLLFDQVAQQVRAQGSMPGNSSSQRFEAKAIFGISSSSRIGRIIHSYLRLVPGVAGDEEKIAETTELYDGWLKLELIDHYERMTTKKRMSTLSMQQWLTGAAVHLHMRIHQVRLHSVPVGSARSLGLSYRTSLRHLLQGFTAYLRKHIQETAAPSPRGLRTRTDTQSRQMNTPSTTNVTCLSEPLSNISQANRFTGTTALSSTADISNKCKTQGNIEEFRVLEERNGTHAITATTTTLTNLTFSSRKEEAGLRGLLVIEPWRNVSHSVQHHPCQSPAIQQALLTRIINAQDLGHDRSIFQLPEKVFQSLLKQRNNFKLRII; this is encoded by the exons atgagcagagagcagcagagtCGCTTCAACTTGAACCTGACTCAACAGCTGGGGGGCAGCAGCAGGGTCAGCTATGGAGGAGTCGGGGTTGTTGCTCTCGCGCTGTCTCTGCTCTTTGACCAGGTTGCCCAACAA GTCCGAGCCCAAGGGTCAATGCCGGGGAATTCCTCAAGTCAGAGGTTTGAAGCAAAGGCAATTTTCGGCATCAGCAGCTCCTCGAGAATCGGTCGGATCATCCACAGCTACCTCCGTCTGGTCCCGGGCGTTGCCGGCGATGAGGAGAAGATAGCGGAGACGACTGAGCTCTACGACGGTTGGCTGAAGCTTGAACTCATTGACCATTACGAAAGGATGACCACgaagaagaggatgagcacGTTGTCCATGCAGCAGTGGTTGACCGGAGCTGCAGTTCACCTGCACATGAGAATACACCAG GTCCGGCTGCACTCTGTGCCTGTGGGATCAGCGAGGTCTCTGGGTCTGTCTTACAGGACAAGTTTAAGACACCTGCTTCAGGGCTTCACAGCCTATCTACGCAAGCACATCCAGGAGACCGCAGCTCCGAGTCCACGAGGACTCCGCACAAGGACAGACACTCAATCAAGACAAATGAACACACCCAGCACAACCAATGTGACCTGTTTAAGTGAACCCCTTTCTAATATTAGCCAGGCTAATAGATTCACTGGGACGACTGCACTCAGTTCCACAGCTGATATTAGCAACAAATGTAAAACCCAGGGAAACATAGAAGAGTTTAGAGTCTTAGAAGAAAGGAATGGCACTCATGCAATTACAGCAACCACAACGACACTCACCAATTTGACTTTTTCGAGCAGGAAGGAGGAAGCTGGCTTGCGAGGCCTGTTAGTCATTGAGCCGTGGAGGAATGTGAGTCACAGCGTGCAGCATCATCCGTGTCAGTCTCCAGCCATACAACAAGCTCTGCTGACGCGTATCATTAATGCTCAGGACCTCGGCCACGACAGAAGCATCTTCCAGCTCCCTGAAAAAGTTTTCCAAAGCCTGCTCAAGCAGAGGAACAATTTTAAGTTAAGGATAATTTAG
- the ttc3 gene encoding E3 ubiquitin-protein ligase TTC3, which translates to MSDSDSDSGYDWPASRHRSNLGNDTVIALRPSEEIFDRWLSIPIDKKREAGQRMKVCTFWLPILLQQKEVNHTSEWALQIGLIDSLDSEDLSLNNIHMVEILEAILRALERGSVKREHTKHIFWLSNMFNLRSPEAWDDVFLWLERTGEPNICQRVLELGHKQACVSALHLIFTEFAKYIQDMGGNMERTMKSLLAQPPPYYIEKSEDMKKKGNENFQKSQYEDAVKFYSTALKYYPDNHIIYGNRALCYIRCRKYLKAVGDGKRAVLIKPLWAKGHYRYCEALFSLGEIRKAIEANKLAQSLCGDDHDGVKDLEQQHQKFITEMRELKVGKSKNKIRRPDGTRRADAAESPVKMDMKTSKVFEVKKDKQPGKNEPAAPMKSSTKDSKPSKSEVHTKNVKVEPGTTAQKKSMNRNCQSGEENQAVGGESADVCKELRSLVQDAHTALTDLRSRNAEQAFSKALTILETKTLKVLGLSTVDMLLLLYGRAAALTEIGQPEELSEAKKLVQKISSFEERTFQCLVHYAIGKLLLKENRFAVALQQFSDSLQMVKNQITPGKLTWPLTKEIVKETLPEYLMVILENAIELCKFPPVPDAVCRFEKGHSSLKAEIYITDPDFKGYIQICCCQSCTVEYHITCWKTLKASNFSERNEKDLLHEACLTPDCLGQICSIRIISPTGLLKCKFDVAIPKSCIPQKPKVNQKCTSLKKLQSKMGHKLKRKQNRLSFEGNQTINDEILQQTEDTATKSQQKAWLLYRDRVLLQISQKMDLLKEEKGLQVSVLVSNLKPWLELDSLKGNKLAERMLNWQQQPLETLGQALELLLERQNRVWARVLIQILSSLDVNPKLNKWACQLNDAGLNAATSFIERYAGHLEQMDLGLLLSFGPLQERILMKLGSMPEIFSSIGLTVTEYLKQAPPHDIRLFIWTLEEHRDDYVACHTILDEYFDMMDGHCSVLKKSDENENNSPTKTKNRKKKLNATKGLYSFPQTRDVTPRDEWDHDLFEDDSLLFLHPGDPFSVPSHLREQVADFEEQYNGTSQPVCYKKILDNHPDPTKESLYDYFAQILEEHGPLVAEDPLLVGELEYFPSEAQLKIEESGGFESFLLESLRFIKIGNCVGLAKHAVSLQQAGLGASLDDLDVIVDPDAHRQTPDFHEPAFPNQRDMVSSAQPPVFPSFSNPFSFSFHSGSEVDPSAVIFKGKDLLTQWSNAYDRPQQFPYFSFKDVGERELCDYKPDRIFGVESSGVTSSSWTPENDLLRKDAAVQTFPETMSSVAVNTEPHERFERYQGDINKKEKGNVRLEKQIKGMTSSSNKVVQKHKEEMASIEEEIRNINTKTQMTNRELTLFQHKLEEEVKKDQKEKKANQEVLRSIKQEMDELVEEHGRLARNIRDNKANYDKQLRDFREKSNQAAAEKMSLEDEIRRCKDSIVSVTRRSHTAQVLVAESSREQGLHSLYHELAEAKAFLSRLNEAMHRHPDPAVDIIRGSWRSKVQEIEKKISTAEAHYKEQIDQVKNGGRVGEGLLGNANGRSEASGPTVAGAAKDLSPQPSASITQQTAAAAAVATAPASASAPARSQHKPPATKQEPPHNTLYEKIIDRLLVIFPDYTRLDMLRRIQDLRLSSGGSFRSMELQDVVGGVTQMILDHQEKLSSVRSNIVRRGNAAGTPPPVWQPIENHRHVHPDAINVEDPCIICHEDMSPQDICVLECRHSFHENCIRSWLKEQSTCPTCRDHALMPDDFPALSSRRRPAP; encoded by the exons ATGTCagattctgactctgactctggttATGACTGGCCAGCCTCCAGACACCGCAGTAATCTG GGAAATGATACAGTTATTGCCCTCCGTCCATCAG AGGAAATTTTCGATCGATGGCTCAGTATCCCTAttgataaaaaaagagaagctggACAGCGGATGAAAGTATGTACCTTCTGGCTTCCCATTCTGCTGCAGCAGAAAGAGGTCAACCACACCTCAGAATGGGCTTTACAAATAGGTCTAATTGATAGTTT GGACAGTGAAGATCTTAGTTTGAACAACATCCACATGGTAGAAATACTAGAAGCAATCCTGAGAGCCCTGGAAAGGGGAAGT GTGAAAAGggaacacacaaagcacattttctggctAAGCAACATGTTTAACTTG CGCTCCCCGGAAGCGTGGGATGATGTGTTTCTCTGGTTGGAGCGAACAGGAGAGCCTAATATTTGCCAGCGTGTCCTGGAGCTCGGCCACAAACAAGCATGTGTTTCTGCGCTGCACCTCATCTTCACTGAGt TTGCTAAATATATTCAGGACATGGGCGGCAACATGGAGAGAACTATGAAGTCACTATTGGCTCAACCACCACCATATTATATAGAG AAAAGTGAAGACATGAAGAAGAAAGGAAATGAGAACTTTCAGAAAAGTCAGTACGAAGATGCTGTGAAGTTTTATTCCACAGCCCTCAAATATTA cccTGATAACCACATAATATATGGAAACAGAGCCCTATGTTATATCCGATGTAGAAAATATCT AAAGGCAGTTGGTGACGGAAAACGTGCTGTACTGATAAAACCTCTGTGGGCAAAG GGTCACTACCGCTACTGTGAGGCTTTGTTTTCGTTAGGCGAGATCAGAAAGGCCATAGAGGCCAACAAGTTAGCCCAGAGTCTGTGTGGGGACGACCATGATGGAGTCAAAGACTTggaacaacaacatcaaaaatTCATCACTGAAATGAGAGAACTTAAAG ttgGAAAATCAAAGAATAAGATTAGGCG ACCTGACGGCACACGTAGAGCAGATGCAGCAGAATCACCGGTAAAGATGGACATGAAAACAAGCAAG GTCTTTGAGGTTAAAAAGGACAAGCAACCAG GTAAAAATGAACCGGCTGCACCGATGAAGAGCAGTACTAAAGACTCAAAACCCTCAAAAAG TGAGGTTCATACAAAGAATGTTAAAGTGGAGCCCGGCACCACAGCACAGAAAAAATCAATGAACAGAAATTGTCAGTCTGGAGAGGAG AACCAGGCGGTGGGTGGTGAATCAGCAGACGTGTGCAAAGAATTGAGATCACTGGTTCAGGATGCCCACACTGCTCTGACCGACCTCCGCAGCCGCAACGCAGAGCAGGCCTTCAGCAAGGCACTGACCATTCTAGAGactaaaacactgaag GTCCTTGGGCTCTCCACAGTGGacatgctgttgctgctgtatgGTCGAGCAGCTGCTCTAACAGAAATTGGTCAACCCGAG GAACTCTCCGAAGCAAAAAAGCTTGTGCAGAAGATCAGCTCATTTGAGGAGAGGACGTTTCAGTGTCTTGTTCACTATGCCATCGGGAAATTATTACTCAAAGAGAACAG GTTTGCAGTTGCTCTCCAGCAGTTTTCTGACTCCTTGCAGATGGTGAAGAATCAAATAACTCCTGGTAAACTCACCTGGCCCTTAACAAAAGAGATTGTCAAAGAAACACTACCCGAATATCTTATG GTAATTCTGGAAAATGCTATAGAGCTATGCAAATTTCCTCCCGTTCCCGATGCCGTGTGTCGATTTGAGAAGGGCCATAGCTCGTTGAAAGCTGAAATCTACATTACTGACCCTGATTTTAAA GGCTACATTCAAATATGTTGTTGTCAGAGTTGTACTGTTGAATACCACATCACCTGTTGGAAGACCCTCAAGGCATCAAACTTCtctgaaagaaatgaaaag GATCTCTTGCACGAAGCATGTTTGACGCCAGACTGTCTCGGCCAGATCTGTAGTATCAGAATTATTAGCCCAACGGGCTTGTTGAAGTGTAAG TTTGATGTTGCCATCCCCAAATCATGCATTCCTCAGAAGCCAAAAGTGAATCAGAAATGTACAAG TCTGAAGAAGTTGCAGTCAAAGATGGGGCACAAGCTCAAGAGGAAGCAGAATAGGCTGTCATTTGAAGGTAATCAGACCATCAACGACGAGATCTTGCAGCAGACAGAAGACACAGCGACTAAGAGTCAACAGAAAG CTTGGTTGCTATACAGGGATCGAGTTCTGCTGCAGATCAGCCAGAAGATGGATTTGCTGAAAGAGGAGAAAGGCCTCCAAGTGTCTGTGCTGGTGAGCAATCTGAAACCGTGGCTGGAGCTGGACTCGTTGAAGGGGAACAAGCTCGCTGAGAGGATGCTTAactggcagcagcagccactggAGACATTGGGACAGGCTCTGGAGCTCTTACTAGAGAGACAGAATCGCGTTTGGGCTCGTGTTCTCATCCAGATACTCAGCAGCCTGGATGTAAATCCTAAACTCAACAAGTGGGCATGTCAGCTCAATGATGCAG GCCTGAATGCTGCCACATCCTTCATTGAGCGCTACGCAGGACACTTGGAGCAGATGGACCTGGGTCTTCTGCTCAGTTTTGGTCCATTGCAGGAGAGGATTTTAATGAAGCTCGGTTCTATGCCAGAAATTTTTTCAAGTATCGGCCTGACTGTGACTGAATATCTAAAACAGGCCCCACCGCATGACATCAGACTCTTTATCTGGACTCTGGAGGAGCATAGGGACGACTATGTTGCCTGTCACACTATACTGGATGAGTATTTTGATATGATGG ATGGCCATTGTTCAGTCTTAAAAAAgtctgatgaaaatgaaaat AATTCTCCTACGAAGACTAAAAATCgaaaaaagaaactgaatgCAACAAAG GGCTTATATAGTTTTCCTCAGACAAGAGATGTAACACCAAGAGACGAGTGGGACCATGACTTGTTTGAAGACGACTCTTT ATTATTCCTTCACCCCGGTGATCCGTTCAGTGTACCCAGTCACCTTCGAGAGCAAGTGGCCGATTTTGAGGAGCAGTACAACGGCACCAGTCAACCAGTTTGCTATAAAAAGATTTTGGACAACCACCCTGACCCAACAAAAGAGAGTTTGTATGA CTATTTTGCTCAGATCTTGGAGGAGCACGGTCCCCTGGTTGCTGAAGACCCTCTGCTGGTTGGTGAACTGGAGTATTTCCCATCCGAGGCTCAGCTAAAGATCGAGGAGTCAGGGGGTTTCGAGTCCTTCCTCCTCGAGTCCCTCCGCTTCATAAAGATTGGCAATTGTGTCGGTCTGGCTAAGCATGCTGTCAGCTTGCAGCAAGCTGGACTTGGAGCCAGTCTCGATGACCTGGACGTTATCGTGGATCCCGACGCACACAGACAAACTCCTGATTTTCATGAACCCGCTTTCCCAAACCAACGGGACATGGTTTCCTCTGCACAGCCTCCAGTGTTTCCCTCCTTCTCAAATCCTTTCAGTTTTAGCTTTCACTCGGGCAGTGAAGTCGACCCCTCTGCTGTCATTTTCAAAGGGAAAGATCTCTTGACCCAGTGGAGTAATGCTTACGACCGTCCACAGCAGTTCCCTTACTTTTCATTTAAAGATGTCGGCGAGCGTGAGCTTTGTGACTATAAACCAGACAGGATTTTTGGAGTGGAATCATCAGGAGTCACTTCTTCTTCATGGACACCTGAGAATGATCTTTTGAGGAAAGACGCCGCCGTGCAG ACATttccagagacgatgagcagtgTAGCAGTGAATACAGAGCCTCATGAGCGCTTTGAGAGATACCAG GGGGACATCAATAAGAAGGAGAAGGGTAATGTGCGACTGGAGAAGCAGATCAAGGGAATGACCAGCAGTTCTAACAAAGTCGTCCAGAAGCACAAAGAAGAAATGGCGTCCATTGAGGAGGAAATACGCAACATCAACACCAAGACACAA ATGACCAATAGAGAGCTGACGCTGTTCCAGCACaaactggaggaggaggtgaaaaaggaccagaaggagaagaaagccAACCAGGAAGTTCTCAGGTCCATCAAGCAGGAGATGGACGAGCTGGTGGAGGAACATGGACG TCTGGCCAGGAACATCAGAGACAACAAAGCCAACTATGACAAACAGCTGAGGGACTTTCGAGAGAAAAG CAATCAGGCGGCAGCTGAGAAGATGAGTCTAGAAGATGAGATCAGGCGCTGCAAGGACTCGATTGTTTCAGTCACTAGGAGATCTCACACAGCTCAG GTGTTGGTGGCAGAGAGCAGCCGTGAGCAGGGTTTACACAGCCTCTACCACGAGCTGGCAGAAGCCAAGGCTTTTCTGAGCAGACTGAATGAAGCAATGCATAG GCACCCAGACCCAGCCGTGGACATCATTAGAGGCTCCTGGAGATCCAAAGTTCaagaaattgaaaagaaaatctCCACTGCGGAG GCGCACTACAAGGAGCAGATTGATCAGGTGAAGAATGGGGGAAGAGTCGGTGAGGGTCTCCTCGGTAACGCAAACGGCCGTTCTGAAGCTTCAGGACCAACG GTTGCTGGAGCAGCCAAAGACCTCAGCCCTCAGCCTTCAGCGTCGATCACCCAGCAGACGGCTGCAGCCGCCGCTGTGGCGACTGCTCCGGCGTCAGCGTCTGCTCCGGCTCGATCGCAGCACAAACCTCCCGCCACCAAACAGGAGCCTCCACACAACACGCTGTATGAGAAAATCATCGACCGCCTGCTCGTTATTTTCCCAGACTACACGAG GTTGGACATGTTGCGGCGGATCCAGGATCTGCGTTTGTCCAGTGGTGGAAGCTTCAGAAGCATGGAGCTACAGGATGTGGTTGGTGGAGTGACTCAGATGATCCTGGACCATCAG GAGAAGCTGAGTTCTGTGAGATCCAACATTGTGAGACGTGGGAATGCAGCTGGGACTCCGCCTCCCGTCTGGCAGCCCATtgaaaaccatagacatgtacATCCCGACGCA atCAACGTGGAGGATCCGTGTATCATCTGTCACGAGGACATGAGTCCACAGGACATTTGTGTGCTGGAGTGCAGACACAGCTTCCATGAAAAC TGTATCAGGTCATGGCTGAAGGAGCAGAGCACCTGTCCCACGTGCAGAGACCACGCCCTGATGCCCGACGACTTCCCCGCGCTGTCCAGTCGGAGGCGTCCAGCTCCGTGA
- the vps26c gene encoding vacuolar protein sorting-associated protein 26C has product MSVTLDIRLKRANKVYHEGEVVAGVIVLVCKESLQHHGITLNMEGLVNLQLSSKSVGVFEAFYNSVKPIQLISNNIEVAKAGKIPGGKTEIPFEFPLQAKGNKVLYETYHGVFVNIQYTLRCDMKRPLLAKDLSRNCEFIVHCQPQKSKIAPTQVNFTVTPDTLENIRERSSLPKFLIRGHLDATNCVISQPLTGEVLVENSDTPIKSIELQLVRVETCGCAEGYARDATEIQNIQIAEGDVCHGLSIPIYMVFPRLFTCPTLETTNFKVEFEVNVVIVLHDDHLITENFPLKLCRV; this is encoded by the exons ATGAGCGTCACTTTGGACATACGACTGAAAAGAGCGAATAAAGTTTATCATGAAGGG gaggtgGTGGCTGGTGTCATCGTGCTGGTGTGTAAGGAGTCGCTGCAGCACCATGGCATCACTCTGAACATGGAAGGACTGGTGAACCTGCAGCTCAGTTCCAAGAGCGTCGGTGTCTTTGAGGCATTTTACAACTCGGTCAAG CCCATCCAGCTGATCAGCAACAACATTGAAGTGGCCAAAGCAGGAAAGATACCAGGTGGAAAGACTGAGATTCCCTTTGAGTTCCCTCTGCAGGCTAAAGGCAACAAAGTGCTGTACGAAACTTACCATGGTGTCTTTGTCAACATTCAG taCACGCTGCGCTGTGACATgaagcgccccctgctggccaaagACCTGAGCAGGAACTGTGAGTTCATCGTACACTGTCAG CCGCAGAAATCTAAAATTGCTCCAACTCAGGTCAACTTCACCGTCACTCCAGACACCTTAGAGAACATCAGAGAG AGGAGCTCTCTGCCCAAGTTTCTGATCCGAGGCCATTTAGACGCCACCAACTGTGTGATCAGCCAGCCTCTGACCGGAGAGGTGCTGGTGGAGAACTCGGACACTCCCATCAAAAGTATTGAGCTGCAGCTCGTGCGAGTGGAGACCTGTG GTTGTGCTGAAGGCTACGCCAGAGACGCCACCGAGATCCAGAACATCCAGATCGCAGAAGGCGACGTCTGCCACGGCCTCTCCATCCCCATCTACATGGTGTTTCCCAGACTGTTCACCTGCCCCACGCTGGAAACAACCAACTTCAAAGTCG AGTTTGAAGTGAACGTCGTTATTGTGCTGCACGACGATCATCTGATCACAGAGAACTTCCCGCTGAAGCTCTGCAGAGTCTGA